ACTTTCTGATCGAATTTTCTCATCTCCACCGTCTAGTATTTAGATAATATTGTGTAGATCATCTCTACAAAATTTCAGCCAATTTGGTGATCGTTAAGGCCCTCAAACTCGAAAAACAAAAGGACGGACTGAATTCTATCCGGTTGTGTTCATACCAGAAAAACTCGAGTTTGAGGGCCTTAATGATCACCAAATTGGCTGAAATTTTGCAAAGATGATCTACACAATATTATCTAGATACTAAACGATGGAGATGAGGAAATTCGAATCGGAAAAGTGGTGCAAAAAATGGAAATCCGTACCAAAAACTGTTGGTGCGGGATGTACTGCAGCCAAGAAGGGCTGTGTATATATATATATATACTATATATATATATAATATATANNNNNNNNNNNNNNNNNNNNNNNNNNNNNNNNNNNNNNNNNNNNNNNNNNNNNNNNNNNNNNNNNNNNNNNNNNNNNNNNNNNNNNNNNNNNNNNNNNNNNNNNNNNNNNNNNNNNNNNNNNNNNNNNNNNNNNNNNNNNNNNNNNGTATATATATATATATATATATATATATATATATATATATCAGCACATTGGAGCTGTTCCAAAGAGGACGTCCCTCCGTTCTCCACCGTACGGCTCCGACGATGGCGCGCCTCTACCCTAGCGGCCTCCAACAGCGTCCCTGATTACTTTCCCTCCCCGGCGAATCCCCCGAATTCCAGTTTTCCAACGAGATCACCTAAAACTTCAAACAAAATCGATCTCGCCGGAAAACTGGAATTCGTCAGACTTACCGGGGAGGGAAAATGATCGGGGATGCTGCTGGAAGCCGCTAGGGTAGAGACGCGCCGTCGTCGGAGCCGTCCGGTGGAGAACAGAGGGACGTCCGCCTCTGATCCGGACTGATCAGCACATATGATTATCTCAAACATATATATTAATTTAAATCATTCCCTCAACTCAATAGTGCATTATAGAGAGGTCGAAGAACATATTTCTTTAGGGCATTCATGCTGATATGGCGCTTTATGGATGATTTGATATCTGCTGGAAGAATAGCGAACATAAAATCCATATCAACATCAGCATCCATGATTTGTTCCACTAGGTTGTTTTCATTTAGGCTATTCATGATGATTGCCTTCAGATCGTCAGGAAGTCAATATCTCACCAACCAGTCCAGTATATCATTTCGTTTATAGATCTTCACTTTAGCTCTGAACTTTTCATATGCAAGTGTTTCACAAAAGAAGAGAAAGAAGATTTGAGCTTGAGGGATCACGAAACAATTGCTATATATACAAGCAATTGCTATTAAAGTATATGCATGAACAAGTCAATAATATTGTAATGAATTTCTTGTGTGTATATATGCAATTAACCATAATAATGGGTGTTGCTATTTACATACATTTTTTTCTCTATTCACACATCCTTTCAAATGTTTTATTCATCAAATGGGGTGTGTGAATAGAAAAAAGGTGTGTTAATAATACCACCCATGTTGGAAAAGCAGGATAATATTTACCAAGTTGCCTTCGCCTTCGCTTTCGTCTTTGAAAACATTGATATAGACACACACACCAAGCAGTAAACTTATATAGATATTGAAATAGAATAATAAGACGGTGGCAACAGTTAAAGACTTATTCATTCTTCTCCTAATAATGGTTTGCTTCGAATTCATCTGTTGACAACTTAAGAATAAAACTACATGCGTGGTGATGAGACCAAAGCTTACTGGCCTAATGCATGGGATAAAAAAGGGAGTCAGTATGGAGAGGAAAGGAAAACAATAAGATAACTGACTACTTGCCTGTTAATACAATAGCGTTTTCTTCTCAGCCGTGGACCATCATCGAGGACATGGCCAAGATGAGCATACACAATTGGTAATTTCTGGGGTTTTGGTATTCCAGTATTCCCTGCAGATGAAATTAGTTAATTGGTCACCATTTTCCTAAACAATAAGATAACTGACTACTTGCCTGTTAATACAATAGTGCTTTCTTCGACATACTACCTTTAGAGATTAATAAAACCCTGAAATGGCAGAGTCAAAGAACTAATCAGATAATTCAATGAAGCAAACACCTAGAAGAGAAGTACAGTTAAGAACCATACCCAGTGAACGCCATCTCTGTTCCCTTTTGACGAGTAATGTAGTTCCTTTGTAAGCTTCTTTTCCCATTCATCATTGCTTACACATTTATAGTCACCGGTCACTGCACATGTACCAAAAATAACTTCTGAATAGTAGGTCAACTGAAATGATTGATTTGATTATATTCTACTCTAAAATGAACAGAAAGAATATATGAAACATAATCAGTTATTCCTGTTATACCATCTATACAATGTAAAGCATATTACTTTCACGGAAGAGTGGAAGACTTGCAACATCATATTAACTGTACATAACATCTGAAGTCTGAGAGCAAAATCTTTTGGTCAAATAACAGAAGATGCAGAAAAAGCATAGAATTGACATATCACTTCATAATCTACACTGTATCAAGGGTGAGGATTCATAGGTTTGGTTAAATTTACTTTGAAGGAGTTAAGGTAAAATAGACTGGCTTGTCATTCTGTTCACACCAAGGCAAAGCACATGATTTTACCAAGAAAAGAGAATTACTAGATTAGTCATGAATGATATAACATGAATGCCAGATCCAACTACAAAATTTTATACCCTAATTGTCCAGTAATCTACACTAAATTAGTTGAAAGTCAAAAGTGAATTAACAATTGAATGATCTCGAATAGAAAACATGAAGTTGCCTTAAAAAGCCATTACATATAGAATAACAAAAAAAATCTGGTAAAATGTATATTTAGAATAATAGACTGATACATGAAACTGACATGTAATATGAATTAGAAACAAATCAGAGGAAAGAATTAAATCTGTAAAATTTCATATTCTCTTCATGTCTGGATTCAAATCTTCTCCAACCCATGCCAAAAGGCCAAGAAAAACTTATTCTCATGGACTAATCTGATGAAGTTCGATTTTCTCTCCATTTATCAATTCAATTTTCCGCTCTAATGAAGTTTCGTATTCACCTAGTCTGAAGGATCTATCTGTTAAACCTTTTACGGATTTGAATATCCTCTGGATTTAAAGTACCTGGGAGGAATACTACTCTTGCAATCATTCCCCATTAGATGTGATAATCATTTTATCTCCACAAATATTGGACATTTACGCTAGCAGCATCAACTACTGAAATTCCTCTATATTCTACTTTAGTCCTCCTTAGCACTTCAGCTGGTATGATGTGATCAAGGCCTCACATCTATTCTACAACAACTTCTTCTTCTTCTTCTTTTTTTTTTTTTTTTTTTTTTTTCAATTTACGCATGAGTTTAGAAGCAAGTACTGTTTCTATCACCAAGTGCAAGCCAATTGTTTCTACCCCTCTGGGACCAAATGAAGTTCTTGAACAAGTTGTGGTTCAAGGGTTAGCAAATTAGGGTCTTATGAAGACATGCAGTCATGTTGAATTGCTTGTAGGTTAGTATGTAAAGCTTCCTTTGATCCTTTCTATAAAATAAATTACCATAGACTTTAAAATTCCACTTCTTAGACAAAAACTGAAAGCTTGAAGTGAAAAACTTAAACTTTTGCAAAGGGGTTCGACTATAAATATGCTGAAAATATTGATGCACATCAGTATGAAATTGAGAATGTTTCAGCCATATATAGCTTCCTTTCTAAACGCTTTACTAGTCTTGGTCGGAGTGCCATCCAAATTTAAACAAATAGGACCATGGTCAGATTAGTAGATAGTAAAGCTTGAGGGAATAAATTAAACCTAGAGAGAAAGGCACCACAACATGATTTAATCTTTCATAGATTCTGGATATAAAGAATGCCAGTGAAGGGAATAGCACAAAATGCAGCATAATTCAAATAAGTATAAACTGATTGTTGTACTTGTACCTAGTAGTTCTAGACATTTAGAAACCACCTAGCGTTTATTGGACAGAGAGAATGCAATTAAATTCACCCATAGTCATCCAAGGTTCATAGTAAACAGGTTTCAGAATTCAAATAAAGTATTTTAAAAAGCAGCTATAGTTCCTTTTGAGGAACCATACAAAGAAAAAGGTAAGCCAAATATCATTTGAGTGTAAAAGTTGAACTGATCTATGAATAAAGCAATCATAAACTATCAGAACTGATAAATTTAATTTCTTTGTATATCCTCATTAGGATCAAGCCTCCACATTGACCACTGGAGGGACAACTTCAACAAAATTAAAACAATAACTTATTTAGAAGACTATTAGCTGCTGCCTCATTTGTTCTTTGTATCACTTAAACAAAAACCATTGATTGAAAATAGCCCAATATCGAACTAAGCTTAGTCCACGAAACCTGGTCAAGCACATCCTTCACAGTTCCGCGAAACAATTGTCATCGACAAAGGAAAGTAATCGAGTCTAGTAACAAGTCTTTTCAAGAAAGATTCAGCATATATCCATAATCTGTTACGCATACAACCAGAGCAATAAGCCAGTAACTCTGCCAGTGAAATAGAATGGTGTATGCATTCCCAACGAAAAAGCAATACCAAACATGACATTCCCAGAAGCTACAATAGAACCTATGTCAAGTTTCTAAAGGATTATGATCAGAAGCACCAGAACATGCATAAGCAAATTAATAGAGGACATAGGCCAAGTAAATTTTTCAAAAACTAGCCTTCAATTATTGTCAAAATAGTAGACAAGACAAACTGAACTGCAACAGTTATAGCTGGAAACAACAATCACCATAAAGCCAGTGAAAATAAGTACAAGTTCATCCCTAATTAGTTCTAGATATAGACTTAAACATCCATAAGTCCAATAAAAAACTCAAGGCATCCATTTAAATCAATTGTTAAAGAAAAATTGCCTAGCAATTACAAGCTCGTCCAATCACACAACCCAAAAGCTTGATTTGAAATCAAAAACTACATTATCTCAAGCACTGTATTATTAGATTAAATCACAGTACTATCACTACAAAGTAACATATAGAGAAAGAAAGTAATGATATGTACCATGAGTGTGCTGTCTGGGGAAGAAGCAGAGGAACCCATTGCACAAACTGAGAAGAAGAGCCTATTGGGTTGACCACCTAAATTCTGCATCCTGACAGAAAATCACCACACTGAGTTGACGTTTATGATTTTTCCTTCAGACCAGTCTATGTCCAGTGCCTGTATGCAAGCTCCAGCAACAAAACAACTCTCCAACTGGTATATCTTCTGGATCACATATAGAAGGAATAAGAATAAGAAAGAATTAGTAACACCGTTCTCAGGCAAGTTTATACTAAACCACAAGAATTTCAAGCATAACGAGAAATCCTAGTATAATGAAAGGTCCTTAAGCAATTACTTATTAGCTTCAACTAACAAACTGGATTCACAAGTAGAGACCATCAGTTGTATTACGTTGCTGTAAGACTGTATCTATGATATTAAACCCATTTGAATTTTACTTTTATGTTGCCCTAAAAAACATTTATAACTTGGAGGGAGCATTTAGGCTACACGTAAGTCATAAGCAATGAAATTTAGTTGCCTTTGACAAGATAGTGAGTGAATTCTACAACAAAAACTTGCAGAGGCAGCCTTCAGCCATTTGGCTTTTTGGGTCTTTTTTCCCACACATGGTAAATAATGCAGATTTTTGACGTAAGATATAATGGAGGCACAGGAACAGAACCAATAATTATATATGTCATGCTCTTTTTCTAACTGATACATACCTTCACCAATAGGGACTGGAAGTAGTATAGCCAGCTTTGAGGAACGTTGAAGATCATAGGATATGCAGGGTCCATTTGTTGCTATTTACCAGGCAAAAAGCTACCAAGTCTTTTTCTCAAGATAGGAGTAAGTGAATCACAACAGGTCAAGACATCAAGTGAGTGAATCACTCCTTTCTTCACCAGTACACTAAATGATGATAATACGCCTTTAACAATAATATCATGATGATTCACATCATAGTTGTCCACAAGAAGAAACAAAAATTCAAGGAGCGTGTGAGTTACATCAATGTACCTTGGAATAGAATATGCCATCAATAACATTGCAGGCTCAATATTCATAACACTGTCTACGCTTTCGTCAAAGAAAAGCCAATCGTAAACAAGAGCCAGTTTCACACTGGCTGAAACAGAACTCCTCGTGCACGATTTTAATAGCCAACCAATAACGGCCCATCTTGGAATGACATCAGATTGAATAATTTCATTTGGTGGGTGGTGTGCACAACAAATAAAACGAACAATGTCAATGATCAAAGTCTCTCTATGTGGTTCACTTAGGAATTTCTTAGCAAACCATACCTGGTAAAGTTTCTGGCTCCCCAATTTGACATAACTGAGTAAAAACCGCAATTGGGTCTCGATTTCTGGAGTAATCCGAAGCAAAGCATACCAACCTGGAGTCGCTGTGTAATACAGCTGTGAAATATCAAACAATGTGGGAGTCTTAAACTCCCCCTGATTCAAGACTAAGCCTTTCCATATAGCTCTAAACTCGGGTAAATGAACCAAATCTTGTAAGAGCCGAACAAGATCCTTCCCAATCTTCAAACACAAAGAAAACTGCTCCCTTAAAAGTCTAACACAAAACTCAATCTCTAAATGCTTCAATGCCTCCAATTTTGGATTACTTGAAAGCCTACAATGATCAGCTAATAACCGCAGAAACGTATACAACCCGCTAGTCAAAATCATGGGTTCGACTTCTAACAGATAATTCCATTTGGACAAAAAAATGCTCACCAACTCAAAACACAACCACAGATTTCCGTCACTGAAGTCCCCACCAACAATTTGCCTCAACAAACAAACCAACAACCCATGAACTCCAACGGCCTGAACATCAATCATCTCAATGGCAACACTAATCAATTGGAACTTGACTGGCTCAACAAGATTCACATATAACTCATTCACAACCTGAACAACTGAACTAACAAACAAGCCATACCCATCAGAGACAATGGCATGTAAGTGCTTAAAATGGGTTTTGGCCAAATGGGGTTCACATAAAACCCCATAGAGTATGGCCTTAATGAGCAGATTGTATTCTTCTGGGTTTAGGAGCCTTAATGCAAATGGGGGTCTGAGTTTCGGTTCAAGAAGCTCAAAGGCTTGCCTCAGAGAGAGTTCAGTTGGGTTTTCGGCTTTGAAGGAAGCGAGTTTGATCAGTTTCAAAGCCATGTAAGAATAAGGTTTACAATGAACTGAGGCAACCCAAGTGTATGTATAAACTGAGTAGAGAGACTTACAGGCTATTGAAACCAAAGAGACTTGATTCGAAGACGAGCTCAAGGCAGTGAATGTCTGATGAGCAATCGAATTGCCCAATTTATAGGCCTTGTCATCTTCCAAAGATGGACGGTCCTGATCTCTTTCGTCTTCCACACCTGATCAAAAGTTGTAGCGGCATGTACTCTATTCGTAGCGCATGTAGAATAACAAACTTTCACTTTGTACTCTATTCGTAGCGCATGTAGAATAACAAACTTTCACTTGTAGCGGCATGCACTGAGAAAAACTTTTAACTCTTTTACAATGTGTTACGACCTAAGCTCCCAAAAGTGGAAGTTTTTCTTTGGAGGGCGCTGTCTAATGCTGCTCCAACCATGAGAGGATTGTTGATCAGAAAAATGACTACCAAAGTACTAATGCTATGTTTACTATAGGTTTTGTTCATGAAGAAACTATAGAGCATTGTCTGGTTTATGCAAACTCGTTGTCTCTCAGTCTCTGTATAGTGGCTGCAACATGTTTGACAGTTTTTGGCTTGCTTATCCTCTCAAAAGAGGGGGGAAACGAGTTTGTTAACGGATACTGTTAACAGATGCTTGAAATGCATTTGAGTCGGTACACCCTTACTACGTATTCCAGGGTCGAGCAACTTTTAATGTACATTCAATAGTGAATCTTGGAATAGATTAGAATGTTTATAATGGACAAAAGGAATTAAAGGAAATGTGCATTTTTAAATCTCCAACTGATGATTAGCAACTGTATATAGGCAAAAGTACTACCCACCAAGTCATTCTGGGACACCATCTGCGGCAGACTCTCCATCTTAATGTTATCTGGAAAATCCTCGGCAGAATAAAGTGTGTTAAGGCTACCGAGTGCCCTTGACCGTTTCAGAAAAGGAGGAAGATCAGCCGGGCCACCAGGAAGTAGTGCTACCCCTATATCTTTTAAAGTACATGAAAGCTGCATTCCTAATAAATTCAAGTTGTTTTTACATGGATTGCCAATCTCGCTATTCGCTGCGTATCCGGCTAAGCGGAGTAGTATATCCCGAGAAGAAGGCTGTTCTAGATATGGTTTGGGAGCCGAGTTGAACTTCCCCAAGGAGGTGCCCCTATGATCAAACAATCATACATATTTCTTTAGCACAGACTGCCAGTTTATAAGTTTGGAAAGAAATTCTTTTCGGCCATGAGTTGAACCTGGTGGGAAGATGTTTCATTCATAGTCAGAATGCAAGCTCAGGAAAAAAATGGGAGATTTTGGAGCTATCCTGGCACCAACAAGGGAGAGAAGCTAACCCTTCATTATAAAGAAACCTCCGAATTGGGGAATTTTCATGTATCTGTTACGGCCGAACATGAAGATACCTAAGAAGTCCATAACACCTCTACTGCTGTTACGTTGCTGGAGGAACTAATGAACCCGAGTTCTTGCAACACATTATTTAAGTCATTTTTTGTCATAGATGGTAGGCAACTCGAGTTCCCGTTTAGCACCCACAAATAATGCAACCGTTATATCATCATTTTGCCAATCATTAGCTGAATTTTTGGCTTCTTGGGCGCTGCAGTTTCACGTTGTTCATATTAATGAGTGTTTGTTTGATAGAAAGATGATCAATATGAGTATTTGAACAAAAAAAATCCAGTGAAGTGAGATTTTCATTTATATTTTCTGTTTAATAGAATTAGAAACTTAAGTAACCAAACTCTTATCTGTGACAGAAATAGGAATTAAGTAATAACCAAATGAAACTTGAAAATAAATGCACAGCTACAGAGAGAAGGACCAATGCAATGTTGATTTCAAAAAAAAGAAATTGATTTACATAGTAGTGCGTATATACTGGTTTGAAAATGAAAAACAAAAAAAAAAAAAAAAGTACATACATGTAGGAGTGAAACATAACAAACTATCTAAAAGACATCCTAGCTTCTATAGACAGATTATGCCAGAAGAGGTGCTCCAAGTTTACAACCAGTTTATTCATTTAGACCAGCAACCGAAAAGAACTCATGTGCCGGGGAGGCGGACCAGGGAGATACTGATCAATTTCAACTGGCTCATTAGTATTCAACCACTGAGCAACAGAGCAAAGAACTTACTACTTCCATCCTGAAACTTAACCACGTGACCAGGGTGATCATCACAAGATTCCAAGTTGAAGTTGTCAACAACCAATGTACCATCCTTTCTTTTTTCCGTTAAATAATAGACCATCCTGAAATAGAGCTATGTGTCTATCTCCAGCAGCAAGAATCATAGCAAGGACATTGAAAGAGGGGGAGAGACTGATCTTTTATACTCCATTGACCGATGAATGTCGGGATTAATTGAAGCTTGACAACTACCACTAATAACTAAGACATCAGCACGCAAATTTCCCTTCTAGTTGAACCCCAATAGTTAACAGAAACTTCAGTTGAAAAACCACAAAACTATGCATGATGTTGTCAGCAACAAACTAATAAAACAAGATCTTCCGGATCATTAGTTCTGCCACTATTGCAGCTCAACTCTAAAGCTAAAACTAAATATAAAAAAATAGATTCATGTACTCATAAAATAAGTCTGTTTGGTAGAAGAACTTGAAAGCTAACCACGACTGGATCTTAAAAGATTCTAGATAAAGAGTAAAGCAGAAGTCTTGCAGAAAAACATGTCGAGTAGTAAACACATCTTTTACTTCCAGCATCACCTGTGTGACTGGCTAACAAAAAGCTACCAACCAGTTATCTATCTTTCAAACTTGGAGTTCAACCTTACAGGGTTGTGTGCTAGGCTGAAGGAAGGGTTTGAACCACACACCATATTTTGTGCATCTAGATAACTATAAGGAACATGAAGCTACCGATAGAAACACTTTAGCTACAGACTATCTAACCATTGATCAAGAGGAGAGATGAGACTATTATCTTGACACAACAACATTGTATCATTACCACCGAATACTCCTTCAATATCAATAATATCATCAGGAAGACAAGAATAAGAGAATTCGTTCAATGCACCTTCAAGAATTTGATCGGAGAAAGAGGTGGGGAGATCAAATGTACCATTGTCAGTCGAACAATGTGTAATTGATGATGAATTACCTGCACTATGACTAACAAGATCACAAGACGGGGGGGGGGGGGCGCCAGGGTTGTGATCAGAAGAAAGCAACATTGAACTAAAATCGTTATTGACATTATTATCATGAGGAGGAAGCTGCATACCATAATCATCATCAGTGGTGCCCTGTGGTTCCATATGCAGCTCTACCTTCTTTTTCTGCTTTTTGGGTTCAGGCTTCCCTCCGGGTTGGGTCTTCCTCTTTTTGGTCTTTTCAATAATAGTGGAGGAGCTCTGAGCAGGAACAGAGGAGGAGGAGGTCTGAGGAGCAGGTGGTTCGAATCTAGGGCTCTTCCTCAAAGCGCAGAGTACAAGATCAGAATGATCATCAACCAAGCGCAGTTATGGAGAGAATCAGAACCGCCTTCATAGCAAAACTCCCGCTTGATCCCAATGACAACACCATCAAAGTCAAAAACTTTATTCAAATTCTGGGCGGCGCTCTAAGAGCCCGAACCCACCTTCCGATAGAACCTCTTGGAATTGAAACTCAATCTTCTGCGACGGGTAAAAAAATACAGAGTCTTTGTGTCCTCCTTGGAATCACCGTTGCCGCCGTACATCTCCCAGAGAACCCAGGGCTCCGTGCACAACCTGGTAACTGAAATGAAACAGAGGGACAGACACGGTGATGGGGCAGTGGTGTCATATAGGCCACCAACTTTTTAATGAAAAAAATAAAGTTTCAGAGTTAACCATGGAATAAACCAGAGAATTAAACTAAACTTAAACACAGGTATTTAATCAACCATAAAAACAGTAAAAGAATAATTAATGATTTAGCTTTTTACCCAAGAATAAGAGGAAGAAGTAGTGTACAATATTTGTTAAGAACAGAAAGATATATGCAAAATGGACAAGATATCCTCATCAGAGACAAAACAACTAAAAAATTATCCATTAAAAACCAACAACCCATAAAGCACTTAAGAGAGAAATAAAAATAATAATTTTAAATAGTGCCGCTCTCCTACCCCTCAAAAATGCAAAACAGATAATCTTTAAAAGCTTCATAAATCAAATCCCAAATAGCAGAACAAAATTTTACCACGTCCTAGAGCTTCTTTATTTCTAGCGTTCATAGACATCATAAAAACTCTCACGTTTTCAAGCCAAAGCACCCAAACATCCAACCAACACAGCCCCACAAACACTATGGCTTTATTTTCTATCATCTACCAAAACCAGATTGGATTTGGCTATAGAGAGCATGATTCCATGCTGGGGACTCCCAAGTCACCCCAACCTCCCCCCAAAGCTTCTACCGACATGAGGCCACCACACAAAACAAAACAAACAAAAAATAAATTTGATTAGCAGTCTCTCTATTCACTTTAAAAAGCAACAATTAGGTCTCCCTGAAATCACCCTCAATTGTGCCACCTACTAACCTAAAACCTTGACCTTCGGAATTTTAGTCCCAATTAAGTTTGCTAGAGAGAAGCTACGACAGAGGCACCCTTAATCAGAACGTGTAAAAAGAGAGCACCAGAAGCTTCCATCCATTACCTTGCTGTGATGATGAATATGAACACAAGCTTAATTAGGCATGTATATCAGAGCAGCTAGAGTGAATTTTGTAAGTTAGAACAACTTAGCGAGTGAAATGCCAAGGATTGAGTTGATAATTTTTGGAATGCTAGATAGAACATAACTCAAGGGGAAGAGAATGAATACATACTCCGAATGAACCGTCACATAAAATGGTAACTGGCTAAACTAGCACTCAACATAGTCGGATGATATGAGATGCTTTCATGATATGATAGCTAATCCCCGTGGTATGATACTTTGGGTCTAAATATTTCCCATTACTTTAATGGCCGTGCTATATTGCGCTTTAGTTGCACACGTAAAAAAACACCAAATTATTCATCCCAAGTTTAAGAAAGCTAATGTCACATCCCGACCCTTATATTTTTACCTTATTTACTAGCGTGAT
The window above is part of the Fragaria vesca subsp. vesca linkage group LG2, FraVesHawaii_1.0, whole genome shotgun sequence genome. Proteins encoded here:
- the LOC101297515 gene encoding integrator complex subunit 3-like, with the translated sequence MALKLIKLASFKAENPTELSLRQAFELLEPKLRPPFALRLLNPEEYNLLIKAILYGVLCEPHLAKTHFKHLHAIVSDGYGLFVSSVVQVVNELYVNLVEPVKFQLISVAIEMIDVQAVGVHGLLVCLLRQIVGGDFSDGNLWLCFELVSIFLSKWNYLLEVEPMILTSGLYTFLRLLADHCRLSSNPKLEALKHLEIEFCVRLLREQFSLCLKIGKDLVRLLQDLVHLPEFRAIWKGLVLNQGEFKTPTLFDISQLYYTATPGWYALLRITPEIETQLRFLLSYVKLGSQKLYQVWFAKKFLSEPHRETLIIDIVRFICCAHHPPNEIIQSDVIPRWAVIGWLLKSCTRSSVSASVKLALVYDWLFFDESVDSVMNIEPAMLLMAYSIPRYIDVTHTLLEFLFLLVDNYDVNHHDIIVKGVLSSFSVLVKKGVIHSLDVLTCCDSLTPILRKRLGSFLPGK
- the LOC101297808 gene encoding uncharacterized protein LOC101297808, which produces MYGGNGDSKEDTKTLYFFTRRRRLSFNSKRFYRKSPRFEPPAPQTSSSSVPAQSSSTIIEKTKKRKTQPGGKPEPKKQKKKVELHMEPQGTTDDDYGNSSSITHCSTDNGTFDLPTSFSDQILEGALNEFSYSCLPDDIIDIEGVFGGNDTMLLCQDNSLISPLDQWLDSL